Proteins from a single region of Amblyomma americanum isolate KBUSLIRL-KWMA chromosome 10, ASM5285725v1, whole genome shotgun sequence:
- the LOC144108266 gene encoding protein unc-13 homolog 4B-like codes for MEDLSQGTALRLCAHCVRLCEDPVGKPTRPHQASPEQLLDFVRRLFADVFEAHGESAIRQRAAALLTPRLQLSVGVVQADGLREPADTFVCAWLEPDHKANTSVRCNSASPRWDEQLLLDVPEDWRRAQLNVELWRRGRGWRPRQLVGRVCQPLADLPCVAVDRWEPLAGGRLRLRLELRGSEQPPEATRDHVALSRLFLADGVARAGDRALEWIRWEDCLEREPLTLLRQHALQWGLGAGDEAACRLLAATAARTSHGRLSYRVLQALLQELKAESPPDAALREVEAQTRGLLGRLHDAFCLRDVRQALDLLGVLSCCSLCESLGGRPVGDCARQEVLKSARRWHLQLAVLGLRDATHDSFVADLGRVLLLLGQFHGAADAVFRQAWNQSYTEITARELDCLLEAHVRPRVVSLCTLARVGKGPERDRLVQRSLDSFQLLRAFVGAVGSQLPAQRPPLAMDAYTNWFGAPLVIEWFEMARKPLLASIPAAVDSDSLVPCGGRAGSSARYAADAIEQRLVCLWTNLDWPQPEVARRFALLVSECALLFAQSTERRARRQRFFATANGLVSTRLCVAVSNVEALLPTLALVQESILRCFDARPEWDDSLADLCAPVKRAAESVGACARRLADGLLREAQPELGRLLTAAVRCSGGPAAQERALLALAAHLNACLSALHAHLDKAAFGNALLRLWQGLLDSASRLQRARFRRNRPEQASALLDALRRMRKIVYADGAGLAAHQVDCDLYRQLERGLSLRNDAAERID; via the coding sequence ATGGAGGATCTGAGCCAGGGTACAGCGCTGCGTTTGTGCGCCCACTGCGTTCGCCTATGCGAGGACCCCGTGGGCAAGCCAACGCGGCCTCACCAGGCGAGCCCCGAGCAGCTGCTCGACTTCGTGCGCCGCCTCTTCGCCGACGTGTTCGAAGCGCACGGCGAGTCGGCCATCCGCCAGCGGGCCGCCGCGTTGCTCACGCCGCGGCTGCAGCTCTCCGTGGGAGTGGTCCAGGCCGACGGCCTACGCGAGCCTGCCGACACATTCGTGTGCGCCTGGCTAGAACCGGACCACAAGGCTAACACCTCCGTGCGTTGCAACTCAGCCTCACCCCGCTGGGACGAGCAGCTGCTGTTGGACGTTCCCGAAGACTGGCGCCGTGCGCAGCTCAACGTGGAACTGTGGCGACGCGGTCGTGGCTGGCGACCCCGGCAACTCGTGGGCCGCGTTTGCCAGCCGCTCGCCGATCTGCCCTGCGTCGCCGTGGACCGCTGGGAACCACTGGCCGGAGGAAGACTGCGGCTGCGTCTCGAGTTGCGCGGTTCCGAGCAGCCGCCGGAGGCGACCCGCGACCACGTGGCGCTCAGCCGGCTGTTCCTGGCCGACGGCGTGGCCCGCGCTGGTGACAGGGCTCTCGAGTGGATCCGCTGGGAGGACTGCCTGGAGCGCGAGCCGCTTACGCTGCTTCGCCAGCACGCCCTACAGTGGGGGCTTGGTGCCGGCGACGAGGCCGCCTGCCGACTGCTGGCTGCCACGGCTGCGCGCACCTCCCACGGCCGGCTGAGCTACCGGGTGCTACAGGCCCTGCTGCAGGAGCTGAAGGCCGAGTCGCCGCCGGACGCTGCGCTGAGGGAAGTCGAGGCGCAGACACGGGGACTGCTGGGCCGCCTCCACGACGCCTTCTGCCTGCGCGACGTCCGCCAGGCCCTGGATCTGCTGGGCGTCCTCTCGTGCTGCAGTCTGTGCGAGTCGCTGGGCGGCCGCCCGGTCGGAGACTGCGCCCGCCAGGAAGTGCTCAAGAGCGCCCGCCGGTGGCACCTGCAGCTCGCCGTGCTGGGCCTGCGAGATGCGACGCACGACTCGTTCGTCGCGGACCTGGGCCGCGTGCTTCTGCTGCTGGGCCAGTTCCACGGGGCCGCCGACGCCGTGTTCCGCCAGGCGTGGAACCAGTCGTACACCGAGATCACGGCGCGCGAGCTGGACTGCTTGCTGGAAGCCCATGTTCGGCCGCGCGTCGTGTCCTTGTGCACACTGGCGCGCGTGGGCAAGGGACCCGAGCGGGACCGCCTGGTGCAGCGCTCGCTGGACTCCTTCCAGCTGCTGCGGGCCTTCGTTGGCGCCGTGGGGTCGCAGCTGCCCGCGCAGCGACCGCCGCTCGCCATGGACGCGTACACCAACTGGTTCGGTGCGCCGCTGGTCATCGAGTGGTTCGAGATGGCCCGCAAGCCCCTCCTGGCCTCCATACCTGCCGCCGTGGACTCTGACAGCCTGGTGCCCTGCGGAGGGAGGGCGGGATCTTCAGCGCGCTACGCGGCCGACGCCATCGAGCAGCGTCTGGTGTGCCTCTGGACCAACCTGGACTGGCCGCAGCCCGAGGTGGCGCGCCGGTTCGCGCTCCTCGTGTCTGAATGCGCGTTGCTGTTCGCCCAGAGCACGGAGCGGCGAGCACGCCGCCAGCGCTTCTTCGCCACCGCCAACGGCCTGGTGTCCACTCGGCTCTGCGTGGCTGTCAGCAACGTGGAAGCCCTGCTGCCGACACTGGCCCTGGTCCAGGAGAGCATCCTGCGTTGCTTCGACGCGCGGCCCGAGTGGGACGACTCTCTGGCCGACCTGTGCGCGCCGGTGAAGCGTGCCGCCGAGTCGGTGGGCGCGTGCGCGCGCCGCCTGGCAGACGGTCTCCTGCGCGAGGCCCAACCGGAGCTGGGACGCCTGCTGACTGCAGCTGTGCGCTGCAGTGGCGGACCGGCGGCCCAGGAGCGCGCGCTTCTCGCTCTGGCCGCGCACCTCAACGCGTGCCTTTCGGCACTGCACGCACACCTGGACAAGGCCGCTTTCGGCAACGCGTTGCTGCGCCTCTGGCAAGGCTTGCTGGACAGCGCGAGCCGGCTTCAGCGTGCACGCTTCCGCCGTAACAGGCCGGAGCAGGCCTCGGCTCTGCTGGATGCGCTGCGTCGAATGCGCAAGATTGTGTACGCGGATGGAGCAGGGCTCGCCGCTCACCAAGTGGACTGTGACCTCTACCGGCAACTGGAGCGTGGGCTGAGCCTTAGGAACGATGCTGCTGAGCGCATCGATTAG